In the Wyeomyia smithii strain HCP4-BCI-WySm-NY-G18 chromosome 2, ASM2978416v1, whole genome shotgun sequence genome, one interval contains:
- the LOC129725067 gene encoding cuticle protein CP14.6-like yields MFKLLIISALVALAVAQNPDAEAQILAQETVINPDGSYQYRYETSNRIAAQESGVGGQSAQGSYSYTGPDGVQYSVTYTADENGFQPQGAHLPVDVPAPGHVLKTLELIRANPPRDDPNFSLDALNAAIARLSGKK; encoded by the coding sequence CTCATCATCTCCGCCCTGGTAGCTCTTGCTGTAGCCCAAAACCCGGACGCCGAAGCCCAGATCTTAGCCCAGGAAACGGTAATCAATCCGGACGGTTCCTACCAGTATCGGTACGAAACGAGCAATAGAATCGCCGCCCAGGAGAGCGGAGTCGGTGGCCAGTCCGCTCAGGGTAGCTACTCGTACACCGGCCCGGACGGTGTACAGTACAGCGTAACCTACACAGCCGATGAGAACGGATTCCAGCCGCAGGGTGCCCATTTGCCCGTGGACGTTCCCGCACCGGGACATGTGCTTAAAACACTGGAACTTATTCGCGCCAACCCACCCCGGGATGACCCTAACTTCAGTCTGGATGCTTTGAATGCTGCCATCGCTCGGTTGAGCGGTAAGAAGTAA